From a region of the Syngnathoides biaculeatus isolate LvHL_M chromosome 2, ASM1980259v1, whole genome shotgun sequence genome:
- the lsm14b gene encoding protein LSM14 homolog B isoform X2, with protein MSSAKPYIGCKIGLLSKAQNRYEGILYTIDKVNSTVVLAKVKCFGTEGRPTDRPTPPKDDIYEYITFRGSDIRDVTLCEDPERHGLPPDPAIVQSSVRPSGIYPHLGPFSPLQLPAYSHLAANSLLNHQYAAALGFGTIFPGLHVRKAPMVEKAVQTLHVEGLEKRVVVVPQEQDQDWEKRKPLRVRGEATIRRGFDSTIRSSPTVPTSLQEPSQQQNGNGPLPRRQVGARRRRNRSRGLLMMARVQSATLKFDTDFDFDSSNAQFNKELEREVQDRLNMKDGNDNTGEKQISDADLNTEDHFGPKCYYDKAKSFFDNISSNNKLGLTWAEERKRNLETFGVPGWFRKGQSFRGGYAGRRGRGTNLTRIPYRGNNGQL; from the exons ATGAGTTCTGCAAAGCCCTACATTGGTTGCAAAATAGGGTTACTTTCAAAAGCCCAAAATCGCTATGAAGGGATTTTGTATACAATCGACAAAGTGAACTCCACAGTTGTGCTGGCGAAAG TCAAATGCTTCGGAACGGAGGGGCGACCTACCGACAGACCCACACCCCCCAAAGATGACATTTACGAGTATATCACCTTCCGTGGAAGTGACATCAGAGATGTCACATTGTGTGAAGACCCAGAGCGCCATGGTCTACCTCCAGATCCAGCGATAGTGCAG TCAAGTGTGAGGCCATCAGGTATTTACCCACACCTTGGACCATTTAGTCCACTCCAGTTGCCTGCCTACAGCCATCTTGCGGCCAATTCACTTCTTAATCATCAGTATGCTGCGGCTCTTGGGTTTG GGACCATCTTCCCGGGCTTGCATGTTCGAAAAGCCCCGATGGTGGAAAAGGCAGTTCAAACCCTTCATGTGGAAGGGTTAGAAAAGAGAGTTGTGGTTGTTCCCCAGGAGCAAGATCAGGACTGGGAGAAGAGAAAGCCCTTAAGGGTGAGAGGAGAAGCTACTATCAGAAGGGGCTTTGACTCTACCA taaGATCAAGCCCGACTGTGCCCACTTCTCTCCAAGAACCCTCTCAGCAGCAAAATGGAAATGGGCCTCTTCCCCGACGCCAAG TAGGCGCCCGAAGACGCAGGAACCGCAGTCGGGGCTTGCTGATGATGGCGAGGGTTCAGTCGGCCACGCTGAAATTTGACACAGACTTTGATTTTGACTCCTCAAATGCGCAGTTCAATAAGGAGTTGGAGCGCGAGGTGCAGGATAGATTAAATATGAAAG ATGGAAATGACAATACAGGAGAGAAACAAATCAGTGATGCAGACCTAAATACAGAGGATCATTTCGGACCAAAATGCTACTATGACAAAGCAAAGTCATTCTTTGATAATATCTCCTCTAATAATAAACTCGG ACTAACCTGGGCGGAGGAGCGGAAGCGCAATCTGGAGACATTTGGGGTCCCAGGATGGTTCCGCAAGGGCCAGTCCTTCAGAGGGGGATATGCTGGAAGAAGGGGACGAGGCACAAATCTCACTCGAATTCCTTATCGAGGCAATAACGGACAGCTGTAA
- the lsm14b gene encoding protein LSM14 homolog B isoform X1, with product MSSAKPYIGCKIGLLSKAQNRYEGILYTIDKVNSTVVLAKVKCFGTEGRPTDRPTPPKDDIYEYITFRGSDIRDVTLCEDPERHGLPPDPAIVQSSVRPSGIYPHLGPFSPLQLPAYSHLAANSLLNHQYAAALGFGTIFPGLHVRKAPMVEKAVQTLHVEGLEKRVVVVPQEQDQDWEKRKPLRVRGEATIRRGFDSTIRSSPTVPTSLQEPSQQQNGNGPLPRRQVVGARRRRNRSRGLLMMARVQSATLKFDTDFDFDSSNAQFNKELEREVQDRLNMKDGNDNTGEKQISDADLNTEDHFGPKCYYDKAKSFFDNISSNNKLGLTWAEERKRNLETFGVPGWFRKGQSFRGGYAGRRGRGTNLTRIPYRGNNGQL from the exons ATGAGTTCTGCAAAGCCCTACATTGGTTGCAAAATAGGGTTACTTTCAAAAGCCCAAAATCGCTATGAAGGGATTTTGTATACAATCGACAAAGTGAACTCCACAGTTGTGCTGGCGAAAG TCAAATGCTTCGGAACGGAGGGGCGACCTACCGACAGACCCACACCCCCCAAAGATGACATTTACGAGTATATCACCTTCCGTGGAAGTGACATCAGAGATGTCACATTGTGTGAAGACCCAGAGCGCCATGGTCTACCTCCAGATCCAGCGATAGTGCAG TCAAGTGTGAGGCCATCAGGTATTTACCCACACCTTGGACCATTTAGTCCACTCCAGTTGCCTGCCTACAGCCATCTTGCGGCCAATTCACTTCTTAATCATCAGTATGCTGCGGCTCTTGGGTTTG GGACCATCTTCCCGGGCTTGCATGTTCGAAAAGCCCCGATGGTGGAAAAGGCAGTTCAAACCCTTCATGTGGAAGGGTTAGAAAAGAGAGTTGTGGTTGTTCCCCAGGAGCAAGATCAGGACTGGGAGAAGAGAAAGCCCTTAAGGGTGAGAGGAGAAGCTACTATCAGAAGGGGCTTTGACTCTACCA taaGATCAAGCCCGACTGTGCCCACTTCTCTCCAAGAACCCTCTCAGCAGCAAAATGGAAATGGGCCTCTTCCCCGACGCCAAG TTGTAGGCGCCCGAAGACGCAGGAACCGCAGTCGGGGCTTGCTGATGATGGCGAGGGTTCAGTCGGCCACGCTGAAATTTGACACAGACTTTGATTTTGACTCCTCAAATGCGCAGTTCAATAAGGAGTTGGAGCGCGAGGTGCAGGATAGATTAAATATGAAAG ATGGAAATGACAATACAGGAGAGAAACAAATCAGTGATGCAGACCTAAATACAGAGGATCATTTCGGACCAAAATGCTACTATGACAAAGCAAAGTCATTCTTTGATAATATCTCCTCTAATAATAAACTCGG ACTAACCTGGGCGGAGGAGCGGAAGCGCAATCTGGAGACATTTGGGGTCCCAGGATGGTTCCGCAAGGGCCAGTCCTTCAGAGGGGGATATGCTGGAAGAAGGGGACGAGGCACAAATCTCACTCGAATTCCTTATCGAGGCAATAACGGACAGCTGTAA
- the lsm14b gene encoding protein LSM14 homolog B isoform X5: MSSAKPYIGCKIGLLSKAQNRYEGILYTIDKVNSTVVLAKVKCFGTEGRPTDRPTPPKDDIYEYITFRGSDIRDVTLCEDPERHGLPPDPAIVQSSVRPSGIYPHLGPFSPLQLPAYSHLAANSLLNHQYAAALGFGTIFPGLHVRKAPMVEKAVQTLHVEGLEKRVVVVPQEQDQDWEKRKPLRVRGEATIRRGFDSTKPSQQQNGNGPLPRRQGARRRRNRSRGLLMMARVQSATLKFDTDFDFDSSNAQFNKELEREVQDRLNMKDGNDNTGEKQISDADLNTEDHFGPKCYYDKAKSFFDNISSNNKLGLTWAEERKRNLETFGVPGWFRKGQSFRGGYAGRRGRGTNLTRIPYRGNNGQL; this comes from the exons ATGAGTTCTGCAAAGCCCTACATTGGTTGCAAAATAGGGTTACTTTCAAAAGCCCAAAATCGCTATGAAGGGATTTTGTATACAATCGACAAAGTGAACTCCACAGTTGTGCTGGCGAAAG TCAAATGCTTCGGAACGGAGGGGCGACCTACCGACAGACCCACACCCCCCAAAGATGACATTTACGAGTATATCACCTTCCGTGGAAGTGACATCAGAGATGTCACATTGTGTGAAGACCCAGAGCGCCATGGTCTACCTCCAGATCCAGCGATAGTGCAG TCAAGTGTGAGGCCATCAGGTATTTACCCACACCTTGGACCATTTAGTCCACTCCAGTTGCCTGCCTACAGCCATCTTGCGGCCAATTCACTTCTTAATCATCAGTATGCTGCGGCTCTTGGGTTTG GGACCATCTTCCCGGGCTTGCATGTTCGAAAAGCCCCGATGGTGGAAAAGGCAGTTCAAACCCTTCATGTGGAAGGGTTAGAAAAGAGAGTTGTGGTTGTTCCCCAGGAGCAAGATCAGGACTGGGAGAAGAGAAAGCCCTTAAGGGTGAGAGGAGAAGCTACTATCAGAAGGGGCTTTGACTCTACCA AACCCTCTCAGCAGCAAAATGGAAATGGGCCTCTTCCCCGACGCCAAG GCGCCCGAAGACGCAGGAACCGCAGTCGGGGCTTGCTGATGATGGCGAGGGTTCAGTCGGCCACGCTGAAATTTGACACAGACTTTGATTTTGACTCCTCAAATGCGCAGTTCAATAAGGAGTTGGAGCGCGAGGTGCAGGATAGATTAAATATGAAAG ATGGAAATGACAATACAGGAGAGAAACAAATCAGTGATGCAGACCTAAATACAGAGGATCATTTCGGACCAAAATGCTACTATGACAAAGCAAAGTCATTCTTTGATAATATCTCCTCTAATAATAAACTCGG ACTAACCTGGGCGGAGGAGCGGAAGCGCAATCTGGAGACATTTGGGGTCCCAGGATGGTTCCGCAAGGGCCAGTCCTTCAGAGGGGGATATGCTGGAAGAAGGGGACGAGGCACAAATCTCACTCGAATTCCTTATCGAGGCAATAACGGACAGCTGTAA
- the lsm14b gene encoding protein LSM14 homolog B isoform X3: MSSAKPYIGCKIGLLSKAQNRYEGILYTIDKVNSTVVLAKVKCFGTEGRPTDRPTPPKDDIYEYITFRGSDIRDVTLCEDPERHGLPPDPAIVQSSVRPSGIYPHLGPFSPLQLPAYSHLAANSLLNHQYAAALGFGTIFPGLHVRKAPMVEKAVQTLHVEGLEKRVVVVPQEQDQDWEKRKPLRVRGEATIRRGFDSTIRSSPTVPTSLQEPSQQQNGNGPLPRRQGARRRRNRSRGLLMMARVQSATLKFDTDFDFDSSNAQFNKELEREVQDRLNMKDGNDNTGEKQISDADLNTEDHFGPKCYYDKAKSFFDNISSNNKLGLTWAEERKRNLETFGVPGWFRKGQSFRGGYAGRRGRGTNLTRIPYRGNNGQL, from the exons ATGAGTTCTGCAAAGCCCTACATTGGTTGCAAAATAGGGTTACTTTCAAAAGCCCAAAATCGCTATGAAGGGATTTTGTATACAATCGACAAAGTGAACTCCACAGTTGTGCTGGCGAAAG TCAAATGCTTCGGAACGGAGGGGCGACCTACCGACAGACCCACACCCCCCAAAGATGACATTTACGAGTATATCACCTTCCGTGGAAGTGACATCAGAGATGTCACATTGTGTGAAGACCCAGAGCGCCATGGTCTACCTCCAGATCCAGCGATAGTGCAG TCAAGTGTGAGGCCATCAGGTATTTACCCACACCTTGGACCATTTAGTCCACTCCAGTTGCCTGCCTACAGCCATCTTGCGGCCAATTCACTTCTTAATCATCAGTATGCTGCGGCTCTTGGGTTTG GGACCATCTTCCCGGGCTTGCATGTTCGAAAAGCCCCGATGGTGGAAAAGGCAGTTCAAACCCTTCATGTGGAAGGGTTAGAAAAGAGAGTTGTGGTTGTTCCCCAGGAGCAAGATCAGGACTGGGAGAAGAGAAAGCCCTTAAGGGTGAGAGGAGAAGCTACTATCAGAAGGGGCTTTGACTCTACCA taaGATCAAGCCCGACTGTGCCCACTTCTCTCCAAGAACCCTCTCAGCAGCAAAATGGAAATGGGCCTCTTCCCCGACGCCAAG GCGCCCGAAGACGCAGGAACCGCAGTCGGGGCTTGCTGATGATGGCGAGGGTTCAGTCGGCCACGCTGAAATTTGACACAGACTTTGATTTTGACTCCTCAAATGCGCAGTTCAATAAGGAGTTGGAGCGCGAGGTGCAGGATAGATTAAATATGAAAG ATGGAAATGACAATACAGGAGAGAAACAAATCAGTGATGCAGACCTAAATACAGAGGATCATTTCGGACCAAAATGCTACTATGACAAAGCAAAGTCATTCTTTGATAATATCTCCTCTAATAATAAACTCGG ACTAACCTGGGCGGAGGAGCGGAAGCGCAATCTGGAGACATTTGGGGTCCCAGGATGGTTCCGCAAGGGCCAGTCCTTCAGAGGGGGATATGCTGGAAGAAGGGGACGAGGCACAAATCTCACTCGAATTCCTTATCGAGGCAATAACGGACAGCTGTAA
- the lsm14b gene encoding protein LSM14 homolog B isoform X4, translating to MSSAKPYIGCKIGLLSKAQNRYEGILYTIDKVNSTVVLAKVKCFGTEGRPTDRPTPPKDDIYEYITFRGSDIRDVTLCEDPERHGLPPDPAIVQSSVRPSGIYPHLGPFSPLQLPAYSHLAANSLLNHQYAAALGFGTIFPGLHVRKAPMVEKAVQTLHVEGLEKRVVVVPQEQDQDWEKRKPLRVRGEATIRRGFDSTKPSQQQNGNGPLPRRQVVGARRRRNRSRGLLMMARVQSATLKFDTDFDFDSSNAQFNKELEREVQDRLNMKDGNDNTGEKQISDADLNTEDHFGPKCYYDKAKSFFDNISSNNKLGLTWAEERKRNLETFGVPGWFRKGQSFRGGYAGRRGRGTNLTRIPYRGNNGQL from the exons ATGAGTTCTGCAAAGCCCTACATTGGTTGCAAAATAGGGTTACTTTCAAAAGCCCAAAATCGCTATGAAGGGATTTTGTATACAATCGACAAAGTGAACTCCACAGTTGTGCTGGCGAAAG TCAAATGCTTCGGAACGGAGGGGCGACCTACCGACAGACCCACACCCCCCAAAGATGACATTTACGAGTATATCACCTTCCGTGGAAGTGACATCAGAGATGTCACATTGTGTGAAGACCCAGAGCGCCATGGTCTACCTCCAGATCCAGCGATAGTGCAG TCAAGTGTGAGGCCATCAGGTATTTACCCACACCTTGGACCATTTAGTCCACTCCAGTTGCCTGCCTACAGCCATCTTGCGGCCAATTCACTTCTTAATCATCAGTATGCTGCGGCTCTTGGGTTTG GGACCATCTTCCCGGGCTTGCATGTTCGAAAAGCCCCGATGGTGGAAAAGGCAGTTCAAACCCTTCATGTGGAAGGGTTAGAAAAGAGAGTTGTGGTTGTTCCCCAGGAGCAAGATCAGGACTGGGAGAAGAGAAAGCCCTTAAGGGTGAGAGGAGAAGCTACTATCAGAAGGGGCTTTGACTCTACCA AACCCTCTCAGCAGCAAAATGGAAATGGGCCTCTTCCCCGACGCCAAG TTGTAGGCGCCCGAAGACGCAGGAACCGCAGTCGGGGCTTGCTGATGATGGCGAGGGTTCAGTCGGCCACGCTGAAATTTGACACAGACTTTGATTTTGACTCCTCAAATGCGCAGTTCAATAAGGAGTTGGAGCGCGAGGTGCAGGATAGATTAAATATGAAAG ATGGAAATGACAATACAGGAGAGAAACAAATCAGTGATGCAGACCTAAATACAGAGGATCATTTCGGACCAAAATGCTACTATGACAAAGCAAAGTCATTCTTTGATAATATCTCCTCTAATAATAAACTCGG ACTAACCTGGGCGGAGGAGCGGAAGCGCAATCTGGAGACATTTGGGGTCCCAGGATGGTTCCGCAAGGGCCAGTCCTTCAGAGGGGGATATGCTGGAAGAAGGGGACGAGGCACAAATCTCACTCGAATTCCTTATCGAGGCAATAACGGACAGCTGTAA